One Triticum dicoccoides isolate Atlit2015 ecotype Zavitan chromosome 5B, WEW_v2.0, whole genome shotgun sequence genomic window carries:
- the LOC119312123 gene encoding myosin-binding protein 7-like, with translation MDQLADPSPSSSSCSPQESRRSVKRRPPPAGSPEPSPRAGAGGAGAAELLRRVEELEAAAARLAMEKEAAEESALGLQGELEAERASAETAASEAMLMIERLQREKAAAQMEARQFRRYAEGRADHEREVQEELASLSDLAASYHSRLQSHGIDPDTFSDEEDEELYEEQRGHADQIDDLVSPEAEGDGADLLVTAGMEVKAMVEEEEQEQSTAPVEKEFEYTVDVRCASPTMAAVAVVGEYVGDVAGNAGGLYARVEALEADRAAMHREIAALRAERAQLVMAREMARRLCWEVVSERKSIVKKAVVPAKRFSALGICKWLLSVIFWRRSSTTRYTFGLSTTFLGLLLLLDRSTTLSPWRRLHRPQQ, from the exons ATGGACCAGCTCGCGGACCCCTCCCCCTCCTCGTCATCCTGCTCCCCGCAGGAGTCGCGGCGGTCGGTGAAGCGGAGGCCGCCGCCCGCGGGGTCCCCGGAGCCGTCGCCGAGGGCGGGCGCCGGAGGAGCGGGCGCGGCGGAGCTGCTCCGGCGGGTTGAGGAGCTGGAAGCGGCCGCGGCGCGGCTGGCGATGGAGAAGGAGGCGGCCGAGGAGTCGGCGCTGGGCCTGCAGGGCGAGCTGGAGGCCGAGCGGGCCTCGGCCGAGACGGCGGCCAGCGAGGCCATGCTCATGATCGAGCGCCTGCAGCGGGAGAAGGCCGCGGCCCAGATGGAGGCCCGCCAGTTCCGCCGCTACGCCGAGGGCCGCGCCGACCACGAGCGCGAGGTGCAGGAGGAGCTCGCCTCGCTCTCCGACCTCGCCGCATCCTACCACTCGCGCCTCCAGTCCCACGGGATCGACCCCGACACCTTctccgacgaggaggacgaggagctcTACGAGGAGCAGCGCGGCCACGCGGACCAGATCGACGACCTGGTCTCGCCCGAGGCAGAGGGGGACGGCGCCGACTTGTTAGTCACTGCTGGCATGGAGGTGAAAGCCATGGTCGAGGAGGAAGAGCAAGAGCAATCCACTGCCCCTGTGGAGAAAGAGTTCGAGTACACGGTGGATGTCAGGTGCGCGAGCCCGACGATGGCGGCCGTGGCGGTGGTGGGGGAATACGTGGGGGATGTAGCCGGCAATGCAGGGGGTTTATATGCGAGGGTGGAGGCGCTGGAGGCGGACAGAGCGGCAATGCACAGAGAGATTGCGGCGCTCCGGGCGGAGAGAGCACAGTTGGTCATGGCAAGGGAGATGGCTCGTCGACTCTGCTGGGAAGTGGTCTCTGAGAGGAAAAGCATTGTTAAAAAGGCTGTTGTCCCGGCGAAGAGATTCTCGGCTTTAGGAATTTGCAAG TGGTTGCTCTCCGTAATCTTCTGGAGAAGAAGCTCTACTACCAG GTATACGTTCGGCTTGTCGACCACGTTCCTTGGCCTCCTGCTGCTCCTCGACAGATCCACCACGTTGAGTCCATGGCGGCGCCTGCATAGGCCACAGCAATGA